One bacterium genomic window carries:
- a CDS encoding bifunctional precorrin-2 dehydrogenase/sirohydrochlorin ferrochelatase, protein MIEERKRYYPIFLDIEGKRCVVVGGGKVAKRKIERLLEARADVVVISPDLEEGLKERVLWIKREYKNGDLEGAFIAIAATNDKQINQMVYNEAEKMGILINVVDKPKLCRFIVPSLIQRDDVTIAISTEGKDPSLAKEIRIKIEKCV, encoded by the coding sequence ATGATAGAGGAGCGTAAAAGGTATTACCCTATATTCCTTGATATAGAAGGAAAGAGATGTGTTGTTGTAGGTGGTGGAAAGGTGGCAAAGAGAAAGATTGAAAGGCTGTTGGAAGCAAGGGCAGATGTTGTGGTTATAAGCCCAGATTTGGAGGAAGGTTTAAAAGAAAGGGTTTTGTGGATAAAGAGGGAGTATAAAAATGGCGATTTAGAGGGAGCATTTATTGCAATTGCAGCAACCAATGACAAACAAATAAACCAGATGGTATATAATGAAGCAGAAAAAATGGGTATTCTGATAAATGTGGTTGATAAACCAAAGCTTTGTAGATTTATTGTTCCATCCCTTATTCAAAGGGATGATGTTACAATTGCCATATCAACCGAAGGGAAAGACCCATCTTTGGCAAAGGAAATAAGGATAAAAATTGAGAAATGTGTTTAG
- the thiE gene encoding thiamine phosphate synthase: ALFKPRIKGLYLIIDTGLCNAIEVAEKAIESSVKIIQLRDKGCVIREFLKTGEKIRSLSDEITLIINDRLDIASAIAADGLHLGQADLPIKYARKRFPGIIGISCHSLDEAIKAELNGADYIGLGPIFKTKTKPELSPIGYEIIKEVKERIKIPIVAIGGITLENVEKVKEADAIALSRAILESRDIKESILKFRILIAQESRRKG; the protein is encoded by the coding sequence GCTTTGTTTAAGCCAAGGATAAAGGGTTTATATTTAATCATTGATACAGGGTTATGCAATGCTATAGAGGTAGCAGAAAAGGCAATTGAATCTTCTGTTAAAATAATCCAATTAAGGGATAAAGGGTGTGTGATCAGGGAATTTTTAAAAACAGGAGAGAAAATAAGAAGCCTTTCCGATGAGATTACCTTAATAATCAACGATAGACTTGATATTGCATCAGCCATTGCTGCGGATGGCTTGCACCTTGGACAAGCTGACCTTCCCATAAAATATGCAAGAAAAAGGTTTCCTGGAATAATTGGAATCTCTTGCCATAGCCTGGATGAGGCAATAAAGGCAGAATTGAATGGTGCGGACTATATTGGATTAGGTCCTATATTTAAAACAAAGACAAAACCCGAACTTTCTCCCATTGGCTATGAAATAATCAAAGAGGTAAAGGAAAGGATAAAGATTCCCATTGTTGCAATAGGTGGGATAACATTGGAAAATGTAGAAAAGGTAAAAGAAGCAGATGCAATTGCTCTATCAAGGGCAATCTTGGAAAGCAGGGATATAAAGGAAAGCATTTTGAAATTTAGGATTTTAATAGCTCAAGAGTCAAGGCGGAAGGGTTAA